In Chitinophagaceae bacterium, the sequence TCATCTTTGGTTTTTTGTTTCCATGTTTCACCTCCGTCAAGGGAGATATATAACCCAGAACCTACTCCACCTGATTTAAAAAACCATGGTTCGCGTCTAAATTCCCACATTCCTGCAATAATTTTGTTTGGATTAGTAGGGTCTATTTTCATATCCGCAATACCTGTTTTTTTATTTACATAGAGAACTTTTCTCCATGTTTTTCCTCCGTCAGTGGTTTTGAAGACACCTCTGTCTTCGCTATCCGCCCATGCATTTCCTTGCACACCTATCAGTACCGTATTAGGGTCATCGGGGTGAACAAAGATGCGATGGATAGCACGTGTGTTTTCTAATCCCAAATATTGCCAAGTTTCCCCGCCGTCTAAGGTTTTATAAACACCGTTTCCCATATTCTGACTATTTCGAGGATTTCCCTCTCCCGTTCCTACGTAGATAATACTCGGATTCTTTTGGAATATAGAAATAGCACCGATAGAAGCTGCCTTTTCTTTATCAAAAATTGGCTTCCAACTAATGCCACCTCCTGTGGACTTCCATAATCCACCCGAAGCAGAACCTACATATATAATATCCGGATTATTCGCAACAACATCTATTGCGGTAACCCTTCCACTGGTTCCTGATGGACCGATATTTCGGGGCTTGAGACCCTTTACTTTATCCATATCCAATCCTTGTCCAATGGATAAGGAATACATTAGTATTCCTATAACAACAATTGTTAACTTTTTGAACATTGGTATATATGTTTGTATATAATAATTAAATAAATAAAGAAAGCGATATTACTTCCCAAAAAACAAAGATGCAATTTTTTTATAAAAATAAGAATTTTTCTTAAAAATATGTTTTTTTATTGAATTGTGAATTATATATAAATATATCAAACAAAAAATCCATAAGGGGTGAGAGTATTATAGAAACGGTAGGAAGTTTCCAAAAAGTTACTTTTGATGTACTTATAGTTTTGTAACTGGTTGATTATCTATAGGGTTAAAATTTAATATTTGTGTAAAAAGGTTTTTTTTAACATTTTTTTTATGGGGTTGTATTCACATTGGTTTGTTGATTTACATATTTAGAGATAAGGTATTTTTTGGGGGTTATTCCAAATTTCTTTTTAAACTTATCTATAAAATGACTCACATTTTCATAACCGACTTTATTTGCTACTTCTTGGACGGTATATTTTTCGGTGTCTAATAGTATTTTTGCTTGGTTAAATTTATAATGGAATAGATAATCAGAGATAGATATTCCATACATTTGTTTGAAACCGTTCTTGAGCTGTGAAGTATTGGTGCCTACTATGAGAGCAAGAGTGGATAGATTGGGAGGGTTAAAAGCATTCTTGATGAGATATTCTTTTGCGGCAGTTATTTTTTTGAGGTGAGATTGGTTATTCAAAAAGGGACATCGGGATTCTTCATTGGTAGTATGAATAAAATAGAAGCTCATTATTTCGTATATTTTTCCATGATAAAATAGATTGATTACATTTTCACTTATGTGGGGGAGGAGTACTTGGTGTAGGCACACTAATAAATCGGGTGAAATTTTTTTTTCTTCGTAGTGTTTTTCATTTTTATTTTCTGTATACAAGATGAAAGGAACATGGGTATCCATTGTAATAAGTTTATGAAGTTGTTCTAGAGGCATAGAGAGAAGGATAATGGTAGTTTGCGGCATGAGATTCATAGTAAAGTGCATATCATCATTTGGTTCATAAAAGAAATAGGTATGCTGGGTTACTATATCTTTGGTATAACGTTCTCCAAAATGAAGTTTTCCTTTTCCATTGAGAACAAAATAAAAGTGCGTTGTTTTCTTTGTGATACAGGCATCTGCTATACTGTTGTGGGTTGAATCATTTTTTATAAGGAATAGGTTCATTTCTTCTTTATCAAAAACTTTTTGTATAGTATTATTCATGTATGTTCTTTGTTTTTGTAGGGATTGAGTAATTTTTCTTTATTCTTTGAGTATTGTGATATTTTTAAAAGTGTTTTCTTCGGGGATATTGATAAGGATGCCATATACTCCATGTTTCCATGTTTCTGTATCAATGCTTATATTATTGTGTGAAGATTTGGCATAGAATATTATATTTCCTGTAATGTCTATTATCTTAATTTCTTTCAGGTGTGTTCCATTTGCAAAGGTAATGGAGAGATGTTCTTTGAAAGGTGTTGGGGATACGATAATCTGTTCTGTAATTTGTGTTTGTGGTGTATTGGTAAGGGAGTTAATGGGTTGTTTTTCTGTTATAGTAATAACATTGGGGTTTACATTGGCTGTATATTCTGTTCCATCTATTATTCTATCGAGGTCTAGTTCTTGTTTTTCGTTTGGCATTGGAATAATTGGGACTTCTATGGAGTATATATATTCATCTTTTTTGATGGGGATTGTAACTGTAGTATTTTCATTGAGAAGAGTGTAGAACAGATCCTCATCTGTGTTTTTGTTTCTAAATACTATAGGGATATTGGTAAGGTAGCGGTTTTTTGGATCATTTAGTTGGTTTTTCAGTGTCCATTTAATATTTATATTTTCTACGGAAGGAATGAGGTTTTGTTTTGGATTGGGGATAAGAGTAAAATTATAACGATTGGTGCTGAGAGAATCAGATTTTATATTGATTTGTGTGGCTTCTTTCCATAGTGTAGTTCCATTTTTAGTTTGATTGGTAGGGGCATAATAGGTATAAAAATGATCGTTGTTGTTTGGAATAGCCATTAGTATGTATTTAGCTGTTGTTACTTCGTTTACTGCTCTCTTGTCAAAAATGAATCCTCCCGATGAGTTTGTTTGTGTGGTTTCTTCGGTAACAGTATTCTGATATATCTTTATCAGTTTTATGGTTCCAGCAAATCCAACGGTGTTTTTATTTTTCTCTATTGCTATTGATACTGTTCCATTTATAGAATAGAAAGGAAGCACATAAACAATGATTCGTTCACTTGCGGGTTTGTATAGTTCTGGTTTTCCATCATTGTATGCTTGTATTATGATGGAAGTTATATTAATCAATGAGCTGGCAGTGCTATTGAATTTCATAGTCGCTTTATTTTCTTTAGGGTATTTTGATAGTATTAATTCTATATTTGGTGGGAGTGGGGCTTCGGGGTGTACTCTAAAAGTTATATTATTTTTTTGGAGGATTTCATCGTGAACATCTTGTATATTAGATTCTGCAAAAAGTATTATTTCTTCATCTATATGTGCATATACAGAAGTTGTTGGTATTTTAGTGCCATTTACAATAACTCCCATTTTGATGAATTGGGGTATTCCTGAAGAGGGTTTAATGATTACTTGTCTTTTTACCCAAGTGGCTTCTAAATAGTTTTTAGTTTCGGCTTGTTTTGCTGTTATCTCTACGGAAACTTCTTGTTGACCTATGCTTCCTTTTGTTATAGAAGCAGTGTCGTTTCTTATTGTTAGTATACTAATGTTATCTGATGTATATGTAATGGGTGCGGCTGTAGAATCTGATGAAGATGTAGAACTTCCTACTAACTTAAAGGGTGGAGCGTCTTCTAATTTTTCAGAAATAGATGCAAAAGTAATAGTAGGTTGGTTTTTTTGAATATATACATATTGCTTAAATACTGCTGTGTTGTATACGTTGTCATCACCTGGAAATGTTCTCGTGAGAGAGGTAGTTCCTGCTTTTTTTATAAGAAGCACAAGAGTATCCGTACTTCTTTTATTTTTTGTTACAATAGATGTATCT encodes:
- a CDS encoding AraC family transcriptional regulator; this translates as MNNTIQKVFDKEEMNLFLIKNDSTHNSIADACITKKTTHFYFVLNGKGKLHFGERYTKDIVTQHTYFFYEPNDDMHFTMNLMPQTTIILLSMPLEQLHKLITMDTHVPFILYTENKNEKHYEEKKISPDLLVCLHQVLLPHISENVINLFYHGKIYEIMSFYFIHTTNEESRCPFLNNQSHLKKITAAKEYLIKNAFNPPNLSTLALIVGTNTSQLKNGFKQMYGISISDYLFHYKFNQAKILLDTEKYTVQEVANKVGYENVSHFIDKFKKKFGITPKKYLISKYVNQQTNVNTTP